The following proteins are co-located in the Doryrhamphus excisus isolate RoL2022-K1 chromosome 3, RoL_Dexc_1.0, whole genome shotgun sequence genome:
- the wrap53 gene encoding telomerase Cajal body protein 1 isoform X2, whose protein sequence is MADTGASSDGGGMDVRSEPTQQEVDEGDLTSAKRARLCDEEQEQDLTPDPPEMHGDAPGQANTEQEDQPPLHADDGVSLEVKTSIDNTKMQECHHQNGNGGHDALLSVEGEMQPEGEDEENRNVSVHDPQEVQHLALDFSQTPQVLTSSWTEYSNFPENYLKGCKWAPDGSCILSNSADNVLRVYNLPPENWDVLAEMSPVLRMAEGDTIYDYCWYPKMNSMDPDSCFLASSSRDNPVHIWDAFYGEVRASFRPYNHLDELTAAHSLCFSPDGSQLYCGFDKAVRVFYTDRPGRDCEERPTIVKKQGGQNGIISCIAFSPCQSLYACGSYSRCAGLYSCQDGTLCALLPTRHHGGLTHLLFSPDGNYLYTGGRKDPEILCWDLREPGQVVFSFKRNVATNQRIYFDLDPSGRYLLSGDTEGMLSMWDTSVTQLSGSEELLQPQLRFQAHWDCTNGISIHPFMPLLATSSGQRQFGWPSDGDTDSDGEDGDTAISTATSPQAGRQDNMLRLWWAGPCSSPPLKEEQGHNAAATDA, encoded by the exons ATGGCTGACACTGGGGCCAGTAGTGATGGAGGAGGGATGGATGTGAGGAGTGAACCCACTCAACAGGAGGTTGACGAAGGAGACCTCACTTCCGCCAAACGTGCCCGACTGTGTGATGAAGAACAAGAGCAGGATTTGACCCCAGACCCTCCTGAGATGCATGGAGATGCACCAGGACAAGCAAACACGGAGCAGGAAGACCAAC CGCCCCTTCATGCCGACGATGGAGTAAGCTTGGAGGTGAAGACATCGATTGACAACACCAAGATGCAAGAGTGCCATCATCAAAATGGCAACGGTGGCCATGATGCTCTGCTCTCAGTGGAAGGAGAGATGCAACCAGAAGGGGAGGACGAGGAGAACCGTAATGTGTCTGTACACGACCCACAAGAAGTTCAACA CCTTGCCTTAGACTTCTCCCAGACCCCCCAGGTACTGACTAGCTCCTGGACTGAATACTCCAACTTCCCGGAGAATTACCTCAAAGGTTGCAAATG GGCTCCGGATGGTTCCTGCATCCTTAGCAACAGTGCAGACAATGTGCTCCGCGTGTACAACCTTCCACCAGAGAACTGGGATGTGCTGGCCGAGATg AGTCCGGTGCTGAGGATGGCCGAAGGAGACACCATCTACGACTACTGCTGGTACCCCAAGATGAACTCGATGGACCCCGACTCTTGCTT TCTGGCCAGCAGTAGCCGTGACAACCCAGTCCACATCTGGGATGCCTTCTACGGGGAGGTGCGAGCCAGCTTCCGGCCCTACAACCACCTGGACGAGCTGACAGCCGCCCACTCGCTCTGCTTCTCCCCGGACGGCTCGCAGCTCTACTGCGGCTTTGACAAAGCAGTCCGCGTCTTCTACACGGACCGACCAGGGCGAGACTGTGAGGAGCGGCCCACCATAG TGAAGAAGCAGGGCGGCCAGAACGGCATTATATCCTGCATCGCCTTCAGCCCATGCCAATCACTCTACGCCTGCGGCTCGTACAGCCGCTGCGCTGGCCTCTACTCATGCCAGGACGGCACCCTGTGTGCCCTGTTGCCCACCCGCCACCACGGGGGGCTCACCCACTTGCTCTTCTCACCTGATGGCAACTACCTGTACACGGGTGGACGCAAG GATCCAGAGATTCTGTGCTGGGACCTTCGAGAGCCAGGTCAAGTGGTGTTCTCCTTCAAACGGAACGTGGCAACCAATCAGCGCATCTACTTTGACCTCGACCC CTCGGGCAGGTACCTGCTGAGCGGGGACACAGAAGGAATGCTATCCATGTGGGACACCAGTGTGACGCAGCTCAGTGGAAGTGAGGAGCTGCTGCAGCCTCAGCTCAGGTTCCAGGCCCATTGGGACTGCACCAATGGAATCAG CATCCATCCCTTCATGCCACTCCTTGCCACGTCCAGCGGCCAGCGCCAGTTCGGTTGGCCCAGCGACGGCGACACTGACTCTGACGGTGAGGATGGCGACACCGCCATCTCCACCGCCACCTCACCACAGGCAGGCCGCCAAGACAACATGCTGCGTCTGTGGTGGGCCGGACCGTGCAGCAGCCCTCCCTTAAAGGAGGAGCAGGGACACAATGCGGCGGCGACGGATGCCTGA
- the wrap53 gene encoding telomerase Cajal body protein 1 isoform X1, which translates to MADTGASSDGGGMDVRSEPTQQEVDEGDLTSAKRARLCDEEQEQDLTPDPPEMHGDAPGQANTEQEDQQAPLHADDGVSLEVKTSIDNTKMQECHHQNGNGGHDALLSVEGEMQPEGEDEENRNVSVHDPQEVQHLALDFSQTPQVLTSSWTEYSNFPENYLKGCKWAPDGSCILSNSADNVLRVYNLPPENWDVLAEMSPVLRMAEGDTIYDYCWYPKMNSMDPDSCFLASSSRDNPVHIWDAFYGEVRASFRPYNHLDELTAAHSLCFSPDGSQLYCGFDKAVRVFYTDRPGRDCEERPTIVKKQGGQNGIISCIAFSPCQSLYACGSYSRCAGLYSCQDGTLCALLPTRHHGGLTHLLFSPDGNYLYTGGRKDPEILCWDLREPGQVVFSFKRNVATNQRIYFDLDPSGRYLLSGDTEGMLSMWDTSVTQLSGSEELLQPQLRFQAHWDCTNGISIHPFMPLLATSSGQRQFGWPSDGDTDSDGEDGDTAISTATSPQAGRQDNMLRLWWAGPCSSPPLKEEQGHNAAATDA; encoded by the exons ATGGCTGACACTGGGGCCAGTAGTGATGGAGGAGGGATGGATGTGAGGAGTGAACCCACTCAACAGGAGGTTGACGAAGGAGACCTCACTTCCGCCAAACGTGCCCGACTGTGTGATGAAGAACAAGAGCAGGATTTGACCCCAGACCCTCCTGAGATGCATGGAGATGCACCAGGACAAGCAAACACGGAGCAGGAAGACCAAC AAGCGCCCCTTCATGCCGACGATGGAGTAAGCTTGGAGGTGAAGACATCGATTGACAACACCAAGATGCAAGAGTGCCATCATCAAAATGGCAACGGTGGCCATGATGCTCTGCTCTCAGTGGAAGGAGAGATGCAACCAGAAGGGGAGGACGAGGAGAACCGTAATGTGTCTGTACACGACCCACAAGAAGTTCAACA CCTTGCCTTAGACTTCTCCCAGACCCCCCAGGTACTGACTAGCTCCTGGACTGAATACTCCAACTTCCCGGAGAATTACCTCAAAGGTTGCAAATG GGCTCCGGATGGTTCCTGCATCCTTAGCAACAGTGCAGACAATGTGCTCCGCGTGTACAACCTTCCACCAGAGAACTGGGATGTGCTGGCCGAGATg AGTCCGGTGCTGAGGATGGCCGAAGGAGACACCATCTACGACTACTGCTGGTACCCCAAGATGAACTCGATGGACCCCGACTCTTGCTT TCTGGCCAGCAGTAGCCGTGACAACCCAGTCCACATCTGGGATGCCTTCTACGGGGAGGTGCGAGCCAGCTTCCGGCCCTACAACCACCTGGACGAGCTGACAGCCGCCCACTCGCTCTGCTTCTCCCCGGACGGCTCGCAGCTCTACTGCGGCTTTGACAAAGCAGTCCGCGTCTTCTACACGGACCGACCAGGGCGAGACTGTGAGGAGCGGCCCACCATAG TGAAGAAGCAGGGCGGCCAGAACGGCATTATATCCTGCATCGCCTTCAGCCCATGCCAATCACTCTACGCCTGCGGCTCGTACAGCCGCTGCGCTGGCCTCTACTCATGCCAGGACGGCACCCTGTGTGCCCTGTTGCCCACCCGCCACCACGGGGGGCTCACCCACTTGCTCTTCTCACCTGATGGCAACTACCTGTACACGGGTGGACGCAAG GATCCAGAGATTCTGTGCTGGGACCTTCGAGAGCCAGGTCAAGTGGTGTTCTCCTTCAAACGGAACGTGGCAACCAATCAGCGCATCTACTTTGACCTCGACCC CTCGGGCAGGTACCTGCTGAGCGGGGACACAGAAGGAATGCTATCCATGTGGGACACCAGTGTGACGCAGCTCAGTGGAAGTGAGGAGCTGCTGCAGCCTCAGCTCAGGTTCCAGGCCCATTGGGACTGCACCAATGGAATCAG CATCCATCCCTTCATGCCACTCCTTGCCACGTCCAGCGGCCAGCGCCAGTTCGGTTGGCCCAGCGACGGCGACACTGACTCTGACGGTGAGGATGGCGACACCGCCATCTCCACCGCCACCTCACCACAGGCAGGCCGCCAAGACAACATGCTGCGTCTGTGGTGGGCCGGACCGTGCAGCAGCCCTCCCTTAAAGGAGGAGCAGGGACACAATGCGGCGGCGACGGATGCCTGA